The genomic window ACAAatcaaagcaaagaaaaataaataagtaggtAAATAGAAGATTCAAGAGGCCTGTAACGATCAACATAAAGACGACTGCGCCGACTTGATTTTTTGGCATTATAATTACAACTACAAAAAAGAGCTTTCGGATTTTCACTCTTTTGTGTCTtcagataaaattgaatgaaaagatTAAGAAGTTTCAAACTTTCTATTCCATATCCGTTTCAGCTATTACTTGGTTGTTTTGTTTGAGCTGTACGAGATGAAATTCTCATATACGGTTCTCGGGGGGGGTCCTCTTGGTTTACCTATCTCAATAAAGTCTATGATTGGTTCGAAGAGCGCCTCGAAATTCAGGCGATTGCAGATGATATAACTAGTAAATATGTTCCTCCTCatgttaacatattttattgtcTAGGAGGAATTACGCTTACTTGTTTTTTGGTACAAGTAGCTACAGGATTTGCTATGACTTTTTACTATCGTCCAACCGTTACTGAGGCTTTTGCTTCTGTTTTGGGTTACAGGCGGTTTGGGTGTTGATCGTATCTTTTAGCGTAACAGGTTATTCTTCCCTACCGTACCAAGTTGCTGGTTATTGGGCAATCAAAATCGTAATAGGCGTTCCGGACGCTATTCCGGTAATAGCGATCGCCTTTGGTAGAGTTATTACGGTTAGTGTAGGACAAGCCACTTTGACCTGTTTTTATAGTTTACACACTTTTGTATTACCCCCTTCTTACTGCTGTATTTATAGTTATATGCATTTCCAATGATACGTAAGCAAGGCATTTCGGGTCCTTTTTATAGAGAATATAGACCATAGCTATATTGTAACCAATAATTTATCTTATTACTTGGGGAGGAACAATAGTATTTCATTGCTACAAATATggattattgaaaaaaataagacatGTATTTGGATATTTTCCTTTCAACTACAacaatattctattatttatttgatatgacATGAATAGTTGAAGGAATTTGAAGAGAAAATGGATTATGGGAGTGTGTGACTTGAACTATTGATTGGGCCGTGCAGAAATATGCCTTTATCTGCTACATTGGAATTCACAACCAAATGTGTCTTTGTTTCAACCACCGTGTAAGCCCCATACAAAGGATAGGCTGGTTCGCTTGAAGAGAATCTTTTCTATGATCAGACCTGACGATGTTGTGTATAAATAGGGCTCCGTAAGATCCAGTAGAATAAGTGATTTGGCATAATCCAAattagattttagtttttttttttactttcttatcttaatagtatgaAAATGCATTCATTTCTTCTGCATCGACCCGATTTAATTATACTATCGGAGTGAAACAAGGATCTAAAGAAGAGCAAAGGCTAGACTATATTAGTAACAAGTAAATCCTTTGTATGTAAAAAATCTCGATATATTTTTGGGATAAAGGTGAATCGCAAGGCCTAAGACGACCCATAAAGCACTTGATCACGATCAACTTTGTACGCCTACTTGGGTATTGAGCATTTACCTGTAAAAATGAAATTCCTTGGAATGTATAATTGCAACTCCGTAAAATGGAATCGGGTACCTTTTTTCTTACATATGGAACCATTCATATATGTGGGGATAAcatatagatttattttaaacatatagaatatagatttattttatagGTATCCGTTTGTATCCATTTGATTCGATTGACTTTTGCTTGAGCCGGATGATGAAAAATTATCATGTCCGGTTCCTTTGGGGGATGGATCTAGAAAAATTCACCTATCCTAATAACAAAAAAACCTGACTTGAACGATCCTGTATTAAGAGCTAAATTAGCTAAAGGTATGGGTCATAATTATTATGGGGAACCCGCATGGCCCAAtgatcttttatatatttttccagtAGTAATTCTCGGTACTATTGCTTGTAACGTGGGCTTAGCGGTTCTAGAACCTTCAATGATTGGTGAACCCGCGGATCCATTTGCAACTCCTTTGGAAATATTACCTGAATGGTATTTCTTTCCTGTATTTCAAATACTTCGTACAGTCCCTAACAAGTTATTGGGTGTTCTTTTAATGGTTTCAGTACCCGCGGGATTATTAACAGTACCGTTTTtggaaaatgttaataaattcaaaatccaTTTCGTCGTCCAGTAGCGACAACCGTTTTTTTGATTGGTACTGCAGTAGCCCTTTGGTTGGGTATTGGAGCAACATTACCGATTGATAAATCCCTAACTTTAGgtcttttttaaattgaatcaattaaaaaaaaatatcatgatGTGCGTATCTAGGGAGTAGTCACTTCAAAGGCAAAGTGAATTCTCCCTAgatacatttattcaattctgGTCCGAATCTATGGATTGTGCTGAAGGTTCAAAATCCAttggattaaaaattttgataaatcaatttCGAAATGCTTTTTCTACTTCTTTTCTAGAATGCCCAATATTTGTTTTACATCTTCTATGCGAAagtgttcaattttcataaggtCTTCTCGACTGTTATTCAAAAGGTCCAATAATGTATGTATATTGGACTTTTTGAGACAATTATAGATCCTGGGAGGCAATTCTGATTGGTCAATAAAAATCGATTTCAAtgctatttcttttttcttttttgttagtTTAACTAATCTATCATGAAACGGAAAAAAAGGTAAAGTAACATCGTGTTGattgttttctaaatgtaaGTTTTCTTCTTCCGCATGtagaaaaggaataaataaatcaatcaaattgcGAGAGGCTTCATGAAGTGCTTCTTTCGGAGTTAAACTTCCATTTGTCCATATTTCTAGAAAAAGTATCTCCTGTTTTTCATTATCATTCCCATAACAATGAATACTATGATTCGCATTTCGAACAGGCATGAATACAGCATCTATAGGATAACTTCCGTCGTGAAAGTTCTTTGGCGTTTTTATACCGTATCCTCTATTTCTCTCGATTTGTAATCCAatacacaaatcaattggttcCAGTTAGGCTGGCTACATGCTGTGTATTATCAACGATTTCCACAGAAGGTGGTAAGATGATGTCTTGAGCAGTTACATATCCGGGACCCTTGGCACAAATAAAGGCGTTACGAGTTCCATACAAATTCCCTCTCAATacaatttctttcaaattcattaaaatttcatggacTGATTCTTGAATACCTACTATGGTAGAATATTCGTGGGGTATTTTCTCAGATTTTGCACGTGTAATGCATGTTCCTTCTAGTTCTCCAAGCAAAGCTCTTCGCATCGCAATGCCTATTGTGTCGGCTTGGCCTTTCATAAGTGGAGACAGAATAAAGCGTCCATAATAAAGGCGCTTACTATCTGTTCTTGATTCAACACACTTCCACTGTCGTGTCCGAGTCGAAGTAGagacttttactttctctcgAACCatagtaatattattttatttgatcagatcattgaatcatttatttctcttgaaatcTCTTTAGTTTCTACACACGTCTTTTTTTAGGGGGTCTACAGCCATTATGTGGCATAGGGGTTACATCCCGTACGAAACTTAATAGTATACCACTTCTACGAATAGCTCGTAATGCTGCATCTCTTCCGAGACCAGGACCCTTTATCATAACTTCTGCTCGTTGCATACCTTGGTCTACTACTGCTCGAATAGCATTTCCCGCTGCGGTTTGAGCAGCAAAAGGGGTCCCCCTTCTTGTACCCTTGAATCCACAAGTGCCGGCGGAGGACCAAGAGATTACCCGACCCCGTACATCTGTAACAGTAACAATGGTATTGTTGAAACTTGCTTGAACATGAATAACTCCTTTTGGTATTCTACGTGCACTTTTCCGTGCACTACTGCGCCCATTCCTACGTGAACCAACTTTTGGTATAGGTTTTgccatattttatcatttcataaaGATAAGTCAGAGATATATGGATATATCCATTTCATGTCAAAACAgatcttctatttttatttgtttatcgcTTTCTTTAAgattagtttcttttctttcaggAGTTCTTTTTGGAATAGAAAGATTATCCTTGTCTTTGTTTATGTCTCGGGTTAAAACAAATTACGATAATTCGTCCCCTCCTACGGATTAGGCgacatttttcacaaattttacgAACGGAAGCCCTTATTTTCATAGTTGTTATTCCTTAAATTTTTCCGAATTCGCTTATTGGAAGAAAATAAGTttcttgaaatttgaattgatcCCCAAAAGGAATCTTGAAGTTGAAAAAACTACCTAATCGTTCGAATCCTTGTTGCGAAGTCTATAAATTATACGCCCCCCTGGTTGAATCATAAGCACTTACTTCACTTTTGTTGACTCTATCCCACGTTGGTAAAACTCTCCCGAAACATAACCTAAAATCAGTTCTTCATTATCTAAAGGAATCCGGAGTGGGAGTGATTTACTAATTAAACCTTCATGAAtccatttttttgttcttttattccAGGTAAAACTTCCTTGACGTATCAACTACCGTAGGGCAGGAGGAGTTCTATTAGACAACCcgtgcttttttctttttttttgcacaAATGGAGAGTTTCGGATACAATTCGTATACCGGACAGATTACCATATATAACACAAAATTTCTCCACCGATTCCTTCTAGTCGAGCCTCCCGGTCTGTCATTATACCCCGAGAAGTAGAAAGAATTACAATCCCCATCCCGCCTAAAATCCTAGGAATTTGTTGATAGTTAGAATAGATTCGTAGACCTGGTCGACTGATCCGtcgtaaatttaaaatagttctATGTGGTCCTTTTCTATTCCTTCTATGTCGTAGggttaaaaccaaaaaatatttgttgCGTTCCCGATGTTTCCTTACGTTATCGATAAAACCTTCTCGTAAAAGTATTTTAACAATGTTTTCAGTGATGTTAGTAGATCCTATTTGAATCGTTCCTTTTCTATTCATATCAGCATTTCGTATAGAGGTTATTATGTCAGCAATAGTGTCCTTACCCATggtaaactaaaatttttgttgctCCTGAATTTTGATATAACCAAcgtggtctttttttttttttacttagtaaaGGTATATACGTGAGACACAATCTACTAATTAATCTATGCCATTTAAATACTCTAAATACTCTAACTATACTTGGGTCTCGTCTTATAATACCTCGGGAGCTAATGAAACTATTTTAGTGAAATTTAACTGTCTCAATTCCCGGGCGATCGCACCAAAAATTCGAGTTCCTTTTGGATTTCCTTCTTGATCAATGACAACGGCAGCATTGTCATCATATCGTATTATCATCCCGTTGTCGCGTTTGAGTTCTTTACGAGTACGTACAATTACAGCTCTGATCACTTCTGATCTTTCTAGAGGTGTATTTGGTACTGCTTCCTTGATCACAGCAACAATAACGTCACCAATATGAGCATATCGGCGATTACTAGCTCCTATGACTCGAATACATCAATTCTCGGCCCCGCTGTTATCTGCTACATTCAAATGGGTCTGAGGttgaatcatttttttaatctcttttttcAATGTAACAAAGGacgaagaaaaaaagaaatattgtttgtcaaaaaaaaaggaaactcgcaattgtttttttattcccAAGACAAGACTTCTTTCCTTTGGTTCTATATTCCTATcctgaaataatgaattgagtTTTTATAGGCATTTTTGACGCCGCTATTGAAATAGCCTTTCTGGCTATATTTTCGGCTACTCCGCTCATTTCATAAAGTATTCTGCCCGGTTTAACGACAGCTACCCAATACTCGGGAGATCCTTTCCCCGAACCCATACGTGTTTCTGTAGGTCTTACCGTAACGGGTTTGTCTGGAAATATACGTACCCATATTTTTCCACCACGGCGTACATTTCGTGTCATTGCGCGGCGCCCCGCTTCTATTTGTCTAGATGTAATCCAAGCGGGTTCAAGTGCTTGAAGAGCATATCTACCGAAACAAATCCGATTACCTCGATACGATATCCCCTTCATTCTTCCTCTATGTTGTTTACGAAATCGGGTTCTTTTGGGGTTATAGTTGATGGTTGTTGTTTATGAATTCCATCTCTACTACAGAACTGGACATGAGAGTTTCTTCTCATCCAGCTCCTCGCGaaaaaaaaaaatgactaaaaaaatatttaattcttaatctTAAGATATACAGGTAGTTAATGAATAATTGAATCTTGGGATTCTTTGCTTTATGATTTTATCTgatctattagaaatttgtATATCTTGTTTGGATCTATTggatatatataagtataaggAATTAAACACGGATTCTATTTCTAGATAATGTCTTATCTTGGTTTTGTTATAATGTTATAACgaatctttattttgttttttatcatattcatatcaGATTCAGATCGACAAAAATtgaacaatcaaataaaattaaactcaaattttcgCGGGCGAATATTTACTCTTTTTCTAGTTCAGTTGTCGGGTTAACCCATGACCTCTCAGAAtcagaataaaaagaaatgcaGTGGTCTCTGGTTTGTTCCGCCATCCTCCCCGATAAATCATTAGGATTCGTTTTCAATAGAATCCTCCGCATTCACGGGTTCCGTCGTCCCCATCGCTCTCGATTAATGCTTAGGTCTGAATTCTCCAATGGAgccttaatttaatatttctatttatttaataaaataaaaataaaatttgttcttGAGTCAACCTTCTCAGTCTTTATTGACTTAAGTTAAGGCTCTTGATTTTTTCTTCAATGAACAGATATTCATCTAATTATTGATGAATCTCTATTGATGCTCTATTACATTGCTCTTTATGAGATGCTTCATAGACCTTACATATTGGAATCCTATGTCATTTCATTGCTATTTCtgtttctctctttctctcatcCTTCTATTTATCCACatactttttattttgcttCACAATTTCGATCTATTCATAATCAGATTGGTTTTGTCTTTTACTTAATGCAAAAAAAATTCAGTTGCTATAATGATATGACCAATATATCATATCTTGACTGATTCTTTGGATCCAGATAATCCGAAGCGATGAGTTGGTTATTAGTGCTATAGTTATTAGCTTATACTGTGGTCCGCCCATTTTTTTTGAATCCTAAGCCTAAAAACCCAACGAGTCGCACACTAAGCATAGCAATTATATCAAATgatcaatcaaatttttatttaacctTATAGAATTTAGAACTGCtcattttttgatttttatgttcaatcaaaaaatcaaagaatttgTCATTTTTTGTTCTATCGCAGAATAGAACGGAAAGACAAGTAGAGTCTTATTCTTATTATTCTTCGTCTATAAATATCCAAATTTTGATTCCTAATACCCCATAGATAGTTCGAACTCTATAAGAGCAATACTCAATTTTCGCTCCAATGGTTTGTAGAGGAACCCTACCTTCTCGGATCCATTCGACACGTGCGATTTCTTTTCCGTCGATACGCCCTGCAATTTGTATTTGAATTCCTTTTGTATCCGCTTGCTCAGTTAATTCAATAGCCTTTTTCATTGCCTTTCGAAATGAAACTCGATTCTTTAATTGTCCGGCTATAAATTCGGCAAGAATATTAGGGTGCCCATAAGGATTTCCAATTCTTGTAATAGCAATGTTGAGTTTTCGGTTCATACAATTAAGTTCTTTTTGCACATTCATCTGTAGTTCTTCGAGTTTTCGTGGCttatcttcaattaataatttaggaAATCCCATATAGATTATCACCTGAATTAGATCCAGtcttttttgaatttctatACGTGCAATTCCCTCGACACCAGAAGATAGTCTCATATTTTTTTGTACATAATTCTTGATACagtctcttatttttttatcttcttgTAGACCTCGAATACTTTTTCGGTTGTGCAAACCAAAGAGAATGATGACTTTGGGTTGTACCAAGTCTGAAACCAAGTGGATTTATTTTTTGTCCCATAATCCTCCACTACTATATATTAGGATATGTCATATTTGTGTTCTTATTTATCCCTTTTTTAGCCATCCTAGCCATCCGGTGTTTTTGGTTTTGGGCGCAGCATATATCTGTCAAGTGGTTCAAATTCAAGATCTTTCAATGCAATAGTTATATGACAAGTGGGTCTTTTTATCAGATAACTCCGTCCTCGAGCTCGAGGTTTTAGTCTTTTCAGAGTAGTTCCCTCATTTACTGCGACTTGACTAATGATTAAACTCGCTTCATTGAAACCCCTATTGTGACGAGCATTTGCTGCTGCAgaataaaccaattttaaaatgGGATAACATGCTCGATAAGGCATGAGTTCTAGTATCATAAGTGTTTCTTCGTAGGAACGTCCACGAATCTGATCAATTATTCTTCGTGCTTTGTGAGCAGACATACATATATGTTGACCTAAAGCGTATACTTCGTCTGAAGTTGTATATGGGTTCCTCCTGTGTTTCTTTATCTTTATCATAAAGTTTACCTCTCACTAATGAATTCATTAattaatctctattttttttattataatttattataataatattaacgacgagatttattatcattttttgcGTGTCCGCGAAAATTTATAGTAGGTGCGAATTCTCCCAACTTATGTCCTACCATACGATCCGTTATATAAATGGGCAAATGTTCTTTTCCATTATGGATAGCGATAGTATGGCCGATCATTGTGGGTATAATGGTAGATGCTCTGGAccaagttattattatttctttttccgCTTTTGTATTAAGcctttcgattttttttaataaatgatttgctacaaaaggatttttttttagtgaacgcgccattttttttactttaaaaatatatttttttggttttgtaaAGACGAAGAAAGAAATAATCTCTCCTATTTACTCCGTCGACGAAGAATCAAATTATCActatatttattcctttttctactTCTTCTTCCAAGTGCAGGATAACCCCAAGGGGTTGCGGGTTTTTTTCTACCAATTGGAGCCCTCCCTTCACCACCCCCATGGGGATGGTCTACAGGGTTCATAACTACTCCTCTTACTACAGGACGCTTACCTAGCCAACATTTAGATCCGGCTCTACCCAAACTTTTCTGGTTCACCCCAACATTCCCCACCTGTCCGACTGTTGCTGAGCAGTTTTTGGAT from Gossypium raimondii isolate GPD5lz unplaced genomic scaffold, ASM2569854v1 Contig00171, whole genome shotgun sequence includes these protein-coding regions:
- the LOC128037016 gene encoding LOW QUALITY PROTEIN: DNA-directed RNA polymerase subunit alpha-like (The sequence of the model RefSeq protein was modified relative to this genomic sequence to represent the inferred CDS: deleted 1 base in 1 codon), translated to MVREKVKVSTSTRTRQWKCVESRTDSKRLYYGRFILSPLMKGQADTIGIAMRRALLGELEGTCITRAKSEKIPHEYSTIVGIQESVHEILMNLKEIVLRGNLYGTRNAFICAKGPGYVTAQDIILPPSVEIVDNTQHVASLTEPIDLCIGLQIERNRGYGIKTPKNFHDGSYPIDAVFMPVRNANHSIHCYGNDNEKQEILFLEIWTNGSLTPKEALHEASRNLIDLFIPFLHAEEENLHLENNQHDVTLPFFPFHDRLVKLTKKKKEIALKSIFIDQSELPPRIYNCLKKSNIHTLLDLLNNSREDLMKIEHFRIEDVKQILGILEKK
- the LOC128037018 gene encoding 30S ribosomal protein S11, chloroplastic translates to MAKPIPKVGSRRNGRSSARKSARRIPKGVIHVQASFNNTIVTVTDVRGRVISWSSAGTCGFKGTRRGTPFAAQTAAGNAIRAVVDQGMQRAEVMIKGPGLGRDAALRAIRRSGILLSFVRDVTPMPHNGCRPPKKRRV
- the LOC128037020 gene encoding 50S ribosomal protein L14, chloroplastic, whose protein sequence is MKGISYRGNRICFGRYALQALEPAWITSRQIEAGRRAMTRNVRRGGKIWVRIFPDKPVTVRPTETRMGSGKGSPEYWEAVPNTPLERSEVIRAVIVRTRKELKRDNGMIIRYDDNAAVVIDQEGNPKGTRIFGAIARELRQLNFTKIVSLAPEVL